Proteins encoded in a region of the Stieleria neptunia genome:
- a CDS encoding four helix bundle protein, with protein MTEPIFDHDRLDVYRFSIEYVASSFAAARDLSGCHRHARDQWLRAAQSIPLNIAEGNGKRSLKDRSRFLDIARGSALECVAIQDVLAATDGLDVERHHELKRSLHRIVSMLTRLIARSDAVAESPVEYNAGTEYEYRDAEYEYEYDQGRKPEPSRAPEDGLRGFTSGKSLVRPR; from the coding sequence ATGACCGAACCCATCTTCGACCACGATCGACTAGACGTTTACCGTTTCTCTATCGAATACGTTGCTTCGTCATTCGCCGCCGCGAGAGATTTGAGCGGCTGTCATCGCCACGCTCGTGATCAATGGCTTCGCGCCGCTCAATCCATACCGCTGAACATCGCCGAGGGCAACGGGAAGCGAAGCCTCAAAGATCGTAGTCGATTTCTTGACATCGCTCGTGGCTCGGCGCTGGAATGTGTCGCAATTCAAGACGTGCTTGCCGCAACCGATGGACTGGATGTTGAACGCCACCACGAACTGAAACGTTCGCTTCATCGGATCGTTTCGATGCTGACTCGGTTGATCGCGAGATCCGATGCCGTGGCCGAATCGCCGGTGGAGTACAATGCAGGGACCGAGTACGAGTACCGCGATGCTGAGTACGAGTACGAGTACGATCAAGGCAGGAAGCCAGAACCAAGCCGTGCACCTGAGGACGGCTTGCGCGGTTTCACAAGTGGAAAATCACTCGTCCGTCCCAGGTGA
- a CDS encoding prolipoprotein diacylglyceryl transferase, giving the protein MSTSDHNPPIQTPNAPSLLGDIQNPKLIWAKGALFLVLGMLSAAILVARMPGLTEIALLCICIWAFCRAYYFAFYVIQHYVDPTYKFAGLGSFAKYICKHRRPSDRDSRNDQSIK; this is encoded by the coding sequence ATGTCAACTTCCGATCACAACCCTCCGATCCAAACGCCGAACGCCCCCTCGCTCCTCGGCGACATTCAAAACCCCAAACTGATTTGGGCCAAGGGCGCGCTCTTCCTCGTGTTGGGCATGCTTTCCGCCGCGATTTTGGTCGCCCGAATGCCGGGGCTGACCGAGATCGCGCTGCTGTGCATTTGCATCTGGGCGTTCTGCCGAGCCTACTACTTCGCGTTCTACGTGATCCAGCACTACGTCGACCCGACCTACAAATTCGCCGGCCTCGGTTCCTTCGCAAAATACATCTGCAAACACCGGCGACCAAGCGACAGAGATTCAAGAAACGACCAGTCGATCAAGTGA
- a CDS encoding IS630 family transposase, producing the protein MARPATVFAKITNQQQRDRLIELWKQHPNHYTRIRAHAILLSDAQYEIEQIVDILSVSRDSVRAWIKHFEQDGPDALLDEKRPGGPRKLNEQEEQILKDLLRQFPSRPATVLSRLRTRTGKSISRHSLRRYARRFNLSWKRFRRSLRKKRDEKAFRLAQEELAELLNEPELDVVYFDEAGFSLKGVVPYGWLPIGERTDVPVTGAHGATVQALGFEHQDGTTHTYLHKGYVNTQTVIEIMDDFCETIDQTTVVILDNASCHTSGAFEASIERWAERGLLVYHLPPYSPELNSIERLWRQLKYQQMPATAWERFKTLLQTLTTKLCEIGEVTYMPSLESYAE; encoded by the coding sequence ATGGCAAGACCTGCAACCGTTTTCGCGAAAATCACGAACCAGCAGCAACGTGACCGTCTGATTGAGCTTTGGAAACAGCATCCAAACCATTACACACGAATACGGGCACACGCGATTCTTCTGAGCGATGCTCAATACGAAATTGAGCAGATCGTCGATATTCTTAGTGTCAGTAGAGACAGCGTGCGAGCTTGGATCAAACACTTTGAACAAGACGGACCAGACGCCCTGCTGGACGAAAAGCGACCAGGCGGACCGAGGAAGCTCAATGAACAGGAAGAGCAAATCCTCAAAGATTTGTTGCGGCAATTTCCCTCCCGGCCTGCCACAGTCCTGTCGCGTTTGCGAACACGGACCGGCAAATCGATCAGCCGACATTCGCTGCGTCGTTACGCCCGACGATTCAATTTGAGCTGGAAGCGGTTTCGGCGCAGCCTGCGGAAAAAACGAGACGAAAAGGCTTTCCGGTTGGCTCAAGAGGAACTCGCCGAGTTGCTCAATGAACCTGAACTGGATGTCGTATACTTTGACGAAGCGGGATTTTCGCTTAAGGGCGTGGTGCCATACGGATGGCTTCCCATCGGCGAACGGACCGATGTGCCAGTCACCGGCGCCCATGGGGCGACGGTTCAGGCACTTGGCTTTGAGCATCAAGATGGAACCACCCATACCTATCTTCACAAAGGGTACGTCAACACGCAAACGGTCATTGAAATCATGGATGATTTTTGTGAGACGATTGACCAAACAACGGTGGTCATCCTCGACAATGCATCTTGCCACACCAGCGGAGCTTTTGAAGCATCGATCGAACGCTGGGCAGAGCGTGGGCTGCTGGTTTATCATCTTCCGCCGTATAGTCCCGAACTGAATTCGATCGAGCGACTATGGAGGCAACTAAAGTATCAACAAATGCCCGCCACGGCCTGGGAACGATTCAAAACCTTGTTACAAACGCTGACGACGAAGCTATGCGAAATCGGTGAGGTAACCTACATGCCATCACTTGAAAGTTATGCCGAATAA
- a CDS encoding AAA family ATPase — protein sequence MVDRRRAERTGKTTVAMQYATAESIPYYGADAIAASINPSDPTSARVEAGRKFVRSVADAIASNRSLIVESTLSGRSFRKCMSDAGRRGYEITIVFVFVDTVDVCVARVAERVLKGGHDVPDADIRRRYYRSIRNFWTLYRNLADSWVVLYNGGSRIQDVSVGSRNELTVRDATLHTTFMTLVESSDD from the coding sequence ATTGTTGATCGTCGGCGGGCCGAACGGACCGGCAAAACGACCGTCGCGATGCAATACGCGACCGCAGAATCAATCCCATACTATGGCGCTGACGCGATTGCTGCCTCGATTAATCCCAGCGATCCGACATCTGCTCGCGTCGAAGCGGGGCGAAAGTTCGTTAGGTCCGTCGCCGATGCCATTGCGAGTAACCGATCCTTAATCGTGGAATCTACATTGTCCGGCCGATCATTTCGCAAATGCATGAGCGACGCTGGCAGACGTGGCTATGAGATTACCATCGTTTTTGTATTCGTCGATACGGTCGACGTTTGCGTCGCACGTGTTGCCGAACGCGTTCTCAAGGGCGGTCATGATGTTCCCGATGCCGACATTCGACGCCGCTATTATCGTAGCATCCGAAACTTTTGGACGCTTTACCGCAATCTGGCTGATAGTTGGGTCGTGCTGTACAATGGCGGAAGCCGCATCCAAGATGTATCGGTTGGGTCGCGGAATGAGCTGACGGTCCGAGATGCGACGCTCCACACAACTTTCATGACCTTGGTTGAATCGTCGGATGATTAA
- a CDS encoding SMI1/KNR4 family protein — protein sequence MKFPRLQKLMQREDMSDKFQFCWFQTYPPVGEDDIAAQKAARPWLPDDYLEFLRLTDGAVLEMFVLYGIAEGHTHSIENKDFYVEPYGKADWFPVGHDPAGDAFVIHRTGSIATIGSDPPPDEPVPLCENFHELIEDVCCGPRYIDYFGGPPGEREWLDYLRGQGWVNDA from the coding sequence ATGAAATTTCCACGTCTTCAGAAACTCATGCAGCGTGAGGACATGTCTGACAAATTCCAGTTCTGCTGGTTTCAGACATATCCTCCAGTTGGCGAAGATGATATCGCCGCACAGAAAGCAGCACGGCCATGGCTGCCCGATGACTACCTCGAATTCTTACGCCTAACCGACGGCGCAGTGCTCGAAATGTTTGTGCTGTACGGTATCGCTGAGGGGCACACGCATTCGATAGAAAACAAGGACTTTTACGTCGAACCATATGGGAAAGCCGACTGGTTCCCTGTCGGTCACGATCCTGCTGGTGACGCTTTTGTCATTCATCGGACTGGAAGCATCGCAACAATTGGCAGCGATCCACCACCTGACGAACCAGTTCCTCTATGTGAAAACTTCCACGAACTGATCGAAGATGTTTGTTGTGGACCGCGGTACATCGACTACTTTGGTGGACCACCTGGCGAACGCGAATGGCTCGACTACTTGCGTGGTCAGGGCTGGGTCAATGACGCATAA
- a CDS encoding S49 family peptidase, whose amino-acid sequence MLLAVLLCGGCGSKVFRHNGAVNMAGGFNMTGDMTVDGKMDMGELKTTVSLSPNSRATPLTPIVVSGQPKRTGKLAVLDVDDFLVDRNVGGIGSMGENPVALFHEKIDAIRNDKNIKAVVLRINSPGGGVTASDMMCHELARLKQDRELPIIANIMTVGTGGAYYLANHCDAIIAHPTSIVGGIGVILNIYNLQDTMGQFNVLASPIKSGEKIDAGTPERPIEADELAMLQRIADGFHQRLIDQVKSKRPQVAASEDQWSDGSVMTGSEAQTLGLVDGVGYIDTAVEMAKQRAGLKPDDRVVMYRRENDPAYTPLDVSPNQPVFSSLIPLRVPGLDRSTMPTFLYLWQSDPAMASLARP is encoded by the coding sequence TTGCTCCTCGCCGTGTTGCTTTGCGGCGGTTGCGGCAGCAAGGTGTTTCGGCACAACGGCGCGGTCAACATGGCCGGCGGGTTCAACATGACCGGCGACATGACCGTCGACGGCAAGATGGACATGGGCGAGTTAAAAACGACGGTCAGCTTGAGTCCCAATAGCCGCGCGACGCCGCTGACTCCCATCGTCGTCTCCGGCCAGCCGAAGCGGACCGGAAAACTCGCCGTCTTGGACGTCGACGATTTCCTGGTCGATCGCAACGTCGGCGGGATCGGATCGATGGGCGAAAACCCGGTCGCGTTGTTCCACGAAAAAATCGACGCGATTCGAAACGACAAAAACATCAAAGCCGTCGTCCTGCGGATCAACTCCCCCGGCGGCGGCGTCACGGCGTCGGACATGATGTGCCATGAATTGGCACGGCTGAAACAAGACCGCGAGCTGCCGATCATCGCCAACATCATGACCGTCGGAACCGGCGGAGCCTACTATCTGGCCAATCACTGTGACGCCATCATTGCGCATCCGACCAGCATCGTCGGTGGCATCGGTGTGATCTTGAACATCTACAACCTGCAAGACACGATGGGCCAGTTCAACGTCCTGGCGTCGCCGATCAAGAGTGGCGAAAAAATCGACGCCGGAACACCCGAACGTCCGATCGAAGCCGACGAGCTGGCGATGCTGCAGCGGATCGCCGATGGATTCCACCAGCGGTTGATCGATCAAGTCAAATCGAAACGCCCGCAAGTGGCCGCGTCCGAGGACCAATGGTCCGACGGCAGCGTGATGACGGGAAGCGAAGCCCAGACGCTGGGGTTGGTCGACGGCGTCGGCTACATCGACACGGCGGTCGAGATGGCCAAACAACGCGCCGGATTAAAACCCGACGACCGCGTCGTGATGTATCGGCGTGAAAACGATCCCGCCTACACGCCGCTTGACGTCTCGCCCAACCAACCCGTCTTCAGTTCGCTGATCCCGCTCCGCGTCCCCGGGCTCGACCGCAGCACCATGCCGACGTTTCTATACCTGTGGCAAAGTGATCCGGCGATGGCGAGCCTGGCGCGACCCTAA
- a CDS encoding S1 domain-containing protein, which yields MPGNPLNRFDSDWEEKIRVHFADHIPKPIPDRNTIVTGYVVANAPFGIFVDIGYGVPAVLGDVYIGHDQQQKMDPHWTKPLGTKICAKIGDDTGQYPKLHQWDYEEWGPQHLAAEV from the coding sequence ATGCCTGGGAATCCGCTAAATCGATTCGACTCCGATTGGGAGGAAAAGATACGGGTTCACTTCGCGGACCACATTCCGAAACCGATTCCCGATCGCAACACGATCGTAACTGGGTACGTCGTCGCAAATGCTCCATTTGGCATCTTCGTCGACATTGGCTATGGCGTGCCAGCAGTCCTTGGTGATGTTTACATCGGACACGACCAGCAGCAAAAGATGGATCCACATTGGACGAAACCATTAGGAACGAAGATTTGCGCGAAGATCGGAGACGACACAGGCCAATATCCTAAGCTGCACCAATGGGACTACGAAGAGTGGGGACCGCAACACTTAGCTGCTGAAGTCTGA